The Gemmatimonadota bacterium DNA segment CGGATGCAAACTCATAAACCGCGCAATAGCCCGCTTCGCCTTGCTCTCATCCACCTCGGGATCGTCTTCAATCGCTTTGGACAATTTGTAATACGTCCTGTACGTAGTGTAATGCTTAAGCACATCGTGGATAAAACCCTCTTCAATACCCTGACGCATAGCGTAAAGATGGAACGGCTGCGGATTGCCCTCTGCATCGCGCACGCCAAACATTTCGAGCGTACGGTGTTTAGGCGTAGCCGTAAAAGCGTAGAAATTGATATTCGGCTGTGGTCCCCGGCGTTTGGCCTCCGCAAGAATCAAATCTTCCATATCGGGCGGATCTTCTCCCTCAGCCTCCTCAGCCTCTGCTTGCTCAAGCCCACCCAACACACCGCGCAAATTACTCGCACTTCGCCCACCCTGACTGCTATGAGCCTCATCCACAATCACCGCGAATGTCCTATCTGACAGATCTTCCACCTTGCCCATCAAAAAAGAGAATTTTTGCAGGGTCGTAATGATGATCTTCGTCCCCTTATTGAGTTCATCAGCCAGATCACTCGAATTGCGGTCCTCATCAATTTTGACAACCACGCCCTGCTTGTGTTCGATCTGATAAATATTATCCTGCAACTGCTTGTCCAGATTACGCCTGTCGGAAACAACCACAACCGAATTGAAAATAGGCGCGTCCTCATCATCGTGGATACTGGCAAGCTGATGAGCGAGCCATGAAATGGTATTGGTCTTACCCGATCCAGCACTGTGCTGAATCAGATAATTGTGGCCCATACCTTTGGCTCTGGTACCTGCGATCAGATTGCGAACAGCGGTAAGCTGGTGATAGCGGGGAAAAATGAGCGCTTCTTTAGTAGTGGTTTTGCGCGTGGTGACGTCGGTACTTTTTTCCACATGAAGGTGGATAAATCTGTGGATAATATCCAGCCAACTATCGCGCTGCCAGATTTCTTCCCAGAGATAACCGGTTTTGTATCCCGTCTCATACTGGTGATCGTCTGGATTGCCCTTGCCACCTTTGTTACCCGTGTTAAAAGGCAGGAAGAAAGTCTTATCACCCGAAAGCCGCGTCGTCATATACACGTCATCGGTATCAACGGCAAAATGCACGAGAGCGCGTTTTTTGAACTGGATAAGGGGTGTTCTAACGGTAGGAACGCGGTCCTTGATATATTGCTGAATAGCGTGACCCGTACGCTGTCCAGTGAAAGCGTTTTTGAGTTCAACCGTAGCAATGGGCAGACCATTGAGCGACAAGAGCATATCTATCGAATTATTGC contains these protein-coding regions:
- a CDS encoding DEAD/DEAH box helicase family protein, which produces MTRKPTSEKDFEDAIEAWLVDHAGYAKADNRLFDSALGLDKHTLLAFLNETQFDTMDALKRNYGSALEEAVVKRIASECDKRGLLDVVRNGVRDRGQHLRLAYFRPPTRLNVETEKRYNQNRLTVTRQVRYDLDSNNSIDMLLSLNGLPIATVELKNAFTGQRTGHAIQQYIKDRVPTVRTPLIQFKKRALVHFAVDTDDVYMTTRLSGDKTFFLPFNTGNKGGKGNPDDHQYETGYKTGYLWEEIWQRDSWLDIIHRFIHLHVEKSTDVTTRKTTTKEALIFPRYHQLTAVRNLIAGTRAKGMGHNYLIQHSAGSGKTNTISWLAHQLASIHDDEDAPIFNSVVVVSDRRNLDKQLQDNIYQIEHKQGVVVKIDEDRNSSDLADELNKGTKIIITTLQKFSFLMGKVEDLSDRTFAVIVDEAHSSQGGRSASNLRGVLGGLEQAEAEEAEGEDPPDMEDLILAEAKRRGPQPNINFYAFTATPKHRTLEMFGVRDAEGNPQPFHLYAMRQGIEEGFIHDVLKHYTTYRTYYKLSKAIEDDPEVDESKAKRAIARFMSLHPHNIAQKTEIMVEHFRAFTRKKINGNAKAMVVTRSRLHAVRYKQAFDKYIAARGYTDLKTLVAFSGTVFDPDVEDMQYTEASMNGISERELPAHFATPEYQILIVAEKYQTGFDQPLLHTMFVDKRLADLKAVQTLSRLNRTAGGKVDTFVLDFA